A region of Bacteroidota bacterium DNA encodes the following proteins:
- a CDS encoding PorV/PorQ family protein has translation MRNCKQILQAIAFVALSNTLYAQVKYSNEFLRIGVGARALGMGNASIATVSDASSGYWNPAGLLHLKSNLEVSLMHNEYFAGIAKYDYGAIAARIDSSSVASLNIIRVAVDDIPNTTQLIDANGYLDYDRISTFSAADYAFIFSYAKQLKIPGLRLGGSAKIIRRTVGDFGGAWGFGLDAGAQYDYKKWHLAAMIRDVTSTFNAWSYSLDPQTIAVFQQTGNKIPENSVEVTKPGLHLGGARKFTFKEKFSLMAELDLITTFDRKRNTLIKSNFASIDPCIGIEAGFKDFIFLRTGIGNFQTITDITGSTVHTLQPNIGVGVKIKALTLDYALTNIGEAVGLYSNVFSLKLGINKHAHK, from the coding sequence ATGCGAAATTGTAAGCAAATTCTGCAGGCTATTGCTTTTGTTGCGTTAAGTAACACCTTGTATGCACAGGTGAAGTACAGCAACGAGTTTTTAAGGATTGGGGTGGGTGCCCGCGCGCTTGGCATGGGGAATGCCTCTATCGCCACTGTAAGTGATGCGAGTTCAGGGTATTGGAACCCGGCTGGCTTGCTTCATTTAAAAAGTAACCTCGAGGTATCTTTAATGCACAATGAGTATTTCGCCGGCATAGCCAAGTACGATTATGGCGCTATTGCAGCACGCATTGACAGTTCCAGCGTAGCTTCTTTAAACATTATCCGCGTTGCGGTGGATGATATCCCCAATACCACCCAGCTTATTGATGCCAACGGGTATCTTGATTACGACAGGATATCCACCTTTTCCGCAGCCGATTACGCCTTTATATTCTCGTATGCCAAACAGCTTAAAATACCGGGGCTTCGCCTGGGTGGAAGCGCGAAAATCATTCGCCGCACTGTGGGTGATTTTGGGGGTGCCTGGGGCTTTGGGCTTGATGCCGGGGCACAGTACGATTATAAAAAATGGCACCTGGCCGCTATGATCCGTGACGTTACGTCCACCTTCAACGCCTGGAGCTATAGCCTTGACCCGCAAACAATAGCTGTTTTTCAGCAAACAGGTAACAAAATACCCGAAAATTCCGTAGAAGTTACAAAGCCGGGACTCCACTTAGGCGGCGCGCGGAAATTCACATTTAAAGAAAAGTTTTCACTGATGGCGGAACTTGATCTGATAACGACTTTTGACAGAAAACGAAATACATTGATTAAAAGCAATTTTGCAAGTATAGATCCCTGCATAGGAATTGAGGCCGGGTTTAAAGATTTTATTTTTCTAAGAACGGGTATTGGTAATTTTCAAACCATTACTGATATAACAGGAAGCACTGTTCATACGCTTCAGCCCAATATTGGTGTTGGGGTGAAAATAAAAGCGCTTACCCTTGATTACGCGCTTACAAATATTGGTGAAGCGGTTGGTTTATATTCAAATGTTTTTTCGCTTAAGCTCGGTATAAATAAACACGCGCATAAGTGA
- a CDS encoding MBOAT family protein, producing the protein MLFNSVHFMIFLPVVFTLFRLLENKYRWMLLLAASYYFYLSWSIGVGAVLLSLTSISFYTALQISKSGELNIRKRWLWLGIVFNLLCLVAFKYSGFFYSTVSVTLTGHDSSISALFRNLIVPVGLSFYTFRLMSYLIDVYREKIQPEHHFGKFALFASFFPVILSGPIERFSALNAQLFSPKKLNYNSLASAVRIATWGYFKKIVIADRLAEFVDPVFFAPQNYSGGTLLVTAFFFVVQLYADFSGYTDIVTGIARLFGIELSINWRRPLLARSLVVFWKRYHITLTSWFHDYVYMPLVSNSRSYAFWVLNIFVVFLISGLWHGGSLTFVAWGAMHGFVYVIEVLLNKKIRFSKPFFIIGWLYVIAFHTLSLIAFRANNMVDLGVIYKKIFAFNYSFSQAIHELAGINSFFPLVLSAMLIVLLFMKELNEEFMFSAGYKRVGSFARAVFYVTIFVLIFVLGKFNANEFIYSHF; encoded by the coding sequence GTGCTGTTCAACTCCGTTCACTTTATGATCTTTTTGCCGGTAGTGTTTACACTCTTCCGGCTGCTTGAAAACAAATACAGATGGATGCTGCTGCTGGCCGCCAGCTACTATTTTTACCTGAGCTGGAGTATTGGAGTCGGAGCAGTACTTTTGTCACTCACCTCGATCAGTTTTTATACAGCTTTACAGATATCAAAGTCAGGTGAACTAAACATCCGAAAACGATGGCTCTGGCTGGGAATAGTATTTAACCTGCTTTGTCTGGTCGCATTTAAATATTCCGGATTTTTTTATTCAACTGTATCGGTTACATTAACCGGGCATGATAGCAGCATCTCCGCATTGTTCCGGAATTTAATTGTCCCGGTTGGTTTGTCGTTTTATACGTTCAGACTTATGTCCTATTTGATAGATGTATACAGAGAGAAAATACAACCCGAACACCATTTCGGAAAGTTCGCTCTGTTCGCTTCTTTCTTTCCGGTCATATTATCAGGCCCCATAGAAAGATTTTCTGCTCTGAATGCTCAATTATTTTCGCCAAAGAAATTAAATTATAATTCACTTGCATCGGCTGTACGTATTGCTACCTGGGGGTATTTTAAAAAGATTGTAATTGCCGACAGGCTGGCGGAGTTTGTAGATCCTGTTTTTTTCGCTCCACAAAATTATTCGGGCGGAACGTTATTAGTTACAGCCTTCTTTTTCGTGGTCCAATTATATGCCGATTTTTCGGGCTATACTGATATTGTTACCGGTATTGCCCGCTTATTTGGCATTGAACTTTCGATCAACTGGCGAAGGCCCTTACTGGCGCGTTCGTTGGTTGTTTTCTGGAAACGTTATCATATAACGCTTACTTCCTGGTTCCATGATTATGTATACATGCCGTTGGTGAGTAACAGCCGCTCATACGCGTTTTGGGTGCTGAATATTTTTGTTGTGTTTTTGATCAGCGGTTTGTGGCACGGAGGCAGCCTCACGTTTGTGGCCTGGGGTGCCATGCATGGGTTTGTTTACGTTATCGAAGTTTTGCTGAATAAAAAGATCAGGTTTTCAAAACCATTTTTTATTATCGGTTGGCTATATGTGATTGCGTTTCACACCCTTTCGTTGATCGCCTTTCGTGCCAACAATATGGTTGACCTGGGTGTCATTTACAAAAAAATATTCGCGTTCAATTATAGTTTCAGTCAGGCTATTCATGAACTCGCAGGCATAAATTCTTTTTTTCCGTTAGTGCTGAGTGCGATGCTCATAGTGCTTTTATTTATGAAGGAATTAAATGAAGAGTTCATGTTTTCTGCCGGCTATAAACGGGTGGGATCATTCGCCAGGGCCGTATTTTATGTGACTATTTTCGTGCTCATTTTTGTCTTGGGAAAATTTAATGCTAATGAGTTTATTTACTCACATTTTTAA